Part of the Geobacter pickeringii genome, AAGACTTGAGGCAACAAATCCCTTTTCCAGCGCCGCGGCATAGATCAGCGGCTTGATGGCGGAGCCGGGCTGGCGCCGGGCCAGAAACGCGCGGTCATAGCCGTTTTTAGCGGAGTCGACGCCCCCCACCGCCGCCAGCACATCACCCGTGGCGGGGTCCAGGGAGACCAGCGCCCCCTGCAGCTGGGGAGAAACCTTCTTGACCCCCTCCCGCAGCGTCTTCTCCGCCTGCCGCTGTAGGTTCAGATCCATGGCGGCGGTCACGTCCAGCCCCCCCTGCTCGATGATCTGCGGACCGAACCGCTCGACCAGCCGGCTTCGGACATGGGCCAGGTACTGCGGCGCCTGGGTGGGCTGGGTAAAGGTAACGCGCTGGGAGCGCAGCTTCTGTTTCTGCCGCGCGCTGATCACCTTGAGATCCGCCATCCGCTTGAGGACCACGTCCCGCCGCCGGCTGACGTCGGATGATTTCCCCAGCGGGTTGTAGCGCCCCGGGTTCTTCGGCACCCCGGCCAGCAGGGCGCACTCGGCGTCGGTCAGCTCCTCCGGGTTCTTGTCGAAATAGAGGCGGGCCGCCTGGGCAATCCCCCACGCTCCGTTGCCGTAGTAGATCTCGTTGAAATACATCTCAAGGATCTGTTTCTTGGTGTATTTTTTTTCGAATTCCAGGGCCATCCGCCCTTCCTCGAGCTTTCGCTCGATGGACTTTTCCCCGGAGAGATAGCGGTTCTTGATCAGCTGCTGGGTAATGGTCGATCCCCCTTCGGCCAGTCTCCCCTTGACCACATCCTTGACCAGGGCCCGGGCGATCCCCTGGATGTCGATGCCCCGATGTTCGTAGAACCGGGAGTCCTCTACGGCCACCACCGCCTGCTGCAGAAACGCCGGAATGCGGTCGATGGAGACCCAGTAGCGCCTGTCGGGAAGGATCCGGCCCGCAAAGCGCCCCTTGTTGTCGAATACTCTGATGGATGAATAGCCGGACGGCAGGAGGGGATAGGTGGCGAATTTTTCCTGGCCCCAGGCTGCGGAGAGCAGGGTCGGGAGAAGAAAAAAACCGGCAACGACGAGACGAATCGATCTGGTGCCAACGGCGGAGAGCAAAGAATGCACGGTACGCGGTAACTCCTTCGGAGAGAATGGGATCCGGTCCACCGAAAAAGTGTGTCACACCTGCACCGTGACGGCAAGTCAAACCTGCCCCACCTCGCTACGGGCGCCGCTCCGGCAACGCAGTCAGGATGCCGCGGGCAAAAATCGCGACGTACTGCTGGACCAGTTCTTCGTCTTTCTCGGGGGAATGGCTGATGAGGTCCTCGGTTGCCATGGTGCTGAGGAAGAAATAATTGACCATCCCGGCAAGGGCCAGGGCTGCGTTGACGCCGTGGATATCCCGCCGGAACTGCTCCCGCGCCACCCCTTCCTCGATGACTTCCGTGAGGATCCGGATAACGTTGCCGATGGCCGGGGAAACGTGGGTCGGGAAGAACGGGGTGGGATTGGTGAGCTCGCTGGTATAGAACCGCAGGAGATAGGGGTTGTTGCGGTGTCGCTGGATCGTCCACCGGATGTACGCCTCGATCACGGCCAGCGGATCGGCCCCAAGCCGCCGTATTTCGTCGATCTGGTCGAAACAGGCGAACTGTTCCTGCAGAACAGCGGCATACAGCCCCTCCTTGCCGCCGAAATAATAGGAAATCATCGAAATGCTTACCCCGGCAGCCTGAGAGAGCTCCCTGATGCTGACACCGTGCAGCCCCCGTTCGGCGAACAGCCGGGTACCGACCTCCCTCAACTTGCTGCGGCAGTCCGTTTTGGTCATCTTGTTTTCGCCCTTCCCGCGATTTATCTCCCCGAGAGTAGCAAAAACTCCGCGCTAAAGCCAATTTTCTCGGTACGCGGCGGACAATCCCGTTGCACATCAAACATCGTACTGTTATTATGTATTCGAACGAACGTTCGATTTTTACCACATTGTCACGATCGCGTGATTCCCGGGGCGGTCAAAACGCCTCCGATCTCACCCGGTGCGAAACGCACCCACTATAGCGCTGAAGGAGGATGCAGGCAGATGTCGGAATTGCACGCCAGAATCAGGAAAACCAATCTCCGCGAGAGGATCAAAACGGTCGACGAGGTCATTCCGCTGTTCAAAAACGGCATGAACGTCGGCTGGTCGGGATTCACCCCCGCCGGTTACCCCAAAATGGTCCCCATCGCCCTGGCCGATCACGTGGAAAAAAACGGATTGCAGGGGAAGCTGAAGTTCAATCTCTTCGTCGGCGCCTCCGTCGGTGCCGAAACCGAAGACCGCTGGGCCTCCCTCGACATGATCGACCGCCGCTGGCCCTACCAGACCGGCAAGAACATCCAGGCGGGCATCAACGAAGGGCGGATCCGCATGGGTGACAAGCACCTCTCCATGTTCGCCCAGGACCTGGGGTACGGCTTCTACACCAAGGAAAACGGCGGGCAGCTCGACATCGCCATCATCGAATGCTCCGCCATCACCGAAAACGGCGGGCTGGTGCTGACCGCCTCCTGTGGCGCGGTGCCGGAGATCGTGCAGATTGCGGACCGGATCATCATCGAGATCAACACCTCGATCCCAAGCTTCGAGGGGCTCCACGACATTATCGAGCCGATCAACCCGCCCAACCGCCTCCCCTACCTCATCAGCCGGGTTGACGACCGGGCCGGCTCCCCGTACGTCCGGGTCGACACGGACAAAATCATCGCCATCATCGAGTCGAACCGCCCCGACAACGGCCGCTCCTTCAGCGAGCAGGACGACACCTCCGAGGCGATCGCCAACAACATCATCGACTTCTTCTCCCATGAGGTGAAGGCGGGGCGACTGCCGAAGAGTCTCCTCCCGCTCCAGTCCGGCGTCGGCTCCATTGCCAACGCGGTCATCGGCGGCCTGGCCAAGGGACCGTTCTCGGGCCTCAAGGTCTGGACCGAGGTGCTGCAGGACACCATGCTCGACTTCTTCGATTCCGGGAAGCTCGATTTTGCCTCGACGGTCTCCCTCTCCTTCTCGGTCGATGGGTTCAAGCGCTTTTACGGCGACTGGGAGAAGTACAGCGACAAAGTCCTGATGCGTCCCCTCTCCATCGCCAACCACCCGGAGCCGATCCGCCGCCTCGGGTGCATCGCCATGAACACCCCCATCGAGTTCGACATCTACGCCCACGCCAACTCAACGCTGGTGGGGGGGACGAGGATGATCAACGGCATCGGCGGCTCCGGCGACTTCCTGCGCAACGCCTACCTCTCCATCATGCACACCCCGTCGGCCCGGCCGACCAAGAGCGATCCGACCGGCATCACCTGTGTCGTTCCGCATGTGCCGCACGTGGACCACACCGAGCATGACCTGGACGTGCTGGTTACGGAACAGGGGTTGGCCGACCTGCGGGGTCTCGACCCGAAAAACCGCGCCCAGCTCATTATCGACCGGTGCGCCCATCCGGAGTACAAACCGCTGCTCCAGGAGTATTTCGACATGGCGAAGAAAGAGTGCCTGGCCCGCAAAGCCGGCCATGAGCCGCAAATGCTCGAACGGGTCTTCAAGATGCAGGTCAACCTGGCCAAGAACGGCACCATGAAGATCGACAGCTGGGATATCTGATGGCGGGATTCATCGTGAACACTGCTTTCATCAATCACAACGAAGGAGATAACGATGCGTGATTCCGATCTGCTGCCCCGGTATTTCATCAGCACGGCACTGCAGGCGATGGAGCAGGCCCACGCCCAAAATCACGACATACGGGTGGCATCGCACATCTCGCGGGCCATCGCCGCACTGCATGACCTGATGCATCAGGCGTCAGCACCGCGGGGAACGAACAACGCCCCCTATGACCCCCACGAGATGGATGAGTTCAATTCGGCCGTCTGACGCACCAAGGAAAGCTAAAACAGTAGAAACAAAAGCGAGGTATCCGGCCTCATCGGCCTGA contains:
- a CDS encoding transglycosylase domain-containing protein yields the protein MHSLLSAVGTRSIRLVVAGFFLLPTLLSAAWGQEKFATYPLLPSGYSSIRVFDNKGRFAGRILPDRRYWVSIDRIPAFLQQAVVAVEDSRFYEHRGIDIQGIARALVKDVVKGRLAEGGSTITQQLIKNRYLSGEKSIERKLEEGRMALEFEKKYTKKQILEMYFNEIYYGNGAWGIAQAARLYFDKNPEELTDAECALLAGVPKNPGRYNPLGKSSDVSRRRDVVLKRMADLKVISARQKQKLRSQRVTFTQPTQAPQYLAHVRSRLVERFGPQIIEQGGLDVTAAMDLNLQRQAEKTLREGVKKVSPQLQGALVSLDPATGDVLAAVGGVDSAKNGYDRAFLARRQPGSAIKPLIYAAALEKGFVASSLWNDTPVAYYSGNNQLWRPQNYGGEQFGEISLRRALAYSNNVIAVKLLEAIGVPYFVDFAAKVGLPLRPNNNLSLALGTDEVTLNELVQAYTPLATGGLRSEARMIVRIYDRNRRSWTENPPAVTPVLSPAAAFVTTQMLKDVMVYGTAKSLKRFSQQRPSAGKTGTTDDYRDAWFIGYTPQVITGIWVGYDKPRPGGRGFTGGAVAAPIWERLMRPALAGRPAVDFPKPDTVVSVSIDPATGYLATPACPEKRDEFYVAGTQPTEYCPRHGGEHPVTPPPVPAEPGGEGPKAGEAPDQ
- a CDS encoding acetyl-CoA hydrolase/transferase C-terminal domain-containing protein, whose product is MSELHARIRKTNLRERIKTVDEVIPLFKNGMNVGWSGFTPAGYPKMVPIALADHVEKNGLQGKLKFNLFVGASVGAETEDRWASLDMIDRRWPYQTGKNIQAGINEGRIRMGDKHLSMFAQDLGYGFYTKENGGQLDIAIIECSAITENGGLVLTASCGAVPEIVQIADRIIIEINTSIPSFEGLHDIIEPINPPNRLPYLISRVDDRAGSPYVRVDTDKIIAIIESNRPDNGRSFSEQDDTSEAIANNIIDFFSHEVKAGRLPKSLLPLQSGVGSIANAVIGGLAKGPFSGLKVWTEVLQDTMLDFFDSGKLDFASTVSLSFSVDGFKRFYGDWEKYSDKVLMRPLSIANHPEPIRRLGCIAMNTPIEFDIYAHANSTLVGGTRMINGIGGSGDFLRNAYLSIMHTPSARPTKSDPTGITCVVPHVPHVDHTEHDLDVLVTEQGLADLRGLDPKNRAQLIIDRCAHPEYKPLLQEYFDMAKKECLARKAGHEPQMLERVFKMQVNLAKNGTMKIDSWDI
- a CDS encoding TetR/AcrR family transcriptional regulator translates to MTKTDCRSKLREVGTRLFAERGLHGVSIRELSQAAGVSISMISYYFGGKEGLYAAVLQEQFACFDQIDEIRRLGADPLAVIEAYIRWTIQRHRNNPYLLRFYTSELTNPTPFFPTHVSPAIGNVIRILTEVIEEGVAREQFRRDIHGVNAALALAGMVNYFFLSTMATEDLISHSPEKDEELVQQYVAIFARGILTALPERRP